The nucleotide sequence GAGAGCGGCAGGCATTTCAGAGCCACCTGCAGCAGCAGGCAGATTTGCTGTTAGAAAGTCTCGAAGCAACCGCCTCCAATTCCTACGAGCAAGAGGATATTGATGCCTGGTACCGTATGATTCGGGCCTATATGGTGAGCGAATCGCCCACGTCTTTAAAGGGCACCATCTATGCTCCCAACGGAGAGACGCTCGCTCAAACCAGCGAACACTCAGCCCAAATTCCGATTGGCCTGGAGGTGCTGCCAACAGGAACACCTGTCTATATCTGGAATGCCGAACATTTGACGGCCATTCGCAAGACAACTCGCGATCGCACGCAGTTGGGAGCAGTTGCAGTGGAGCTGTCTACCGAACGCCTTGAAGACGACATCGAGACAGCCTGGCTCAATGCGCTTAATGTTGCCTTCGGTGCTAGCACGATCAGTACTCTGTTGGCCCTCTTGCTCGGGCGCACCATCACCGGTCCACTCGGACGAATGGTGAAAGTGACCGAGCAAATTGCGGCAGGTGATTTCTCTCAGCGGCTGCCCCATCGCGGCGGCGGCTCGGAGTTGTCGGTGTTGGCGGGCTCGTTCAATGATATGGCCACCCAGCTACAAGACCTCATCGCCCGCAAGGGTGCCATTCTCAAATACGCCCCCGATCCAATTGTCACCTTTGACGCCGCAGGCTGCATCGTCGATTTCAATCCGGCTGCCGAGCAGGTTTTTGGCTGCAGTAGCGAGGCAGCTCTGGGGCGCTCCCTCGCCCGCTTGGTGCTTCCCTCCCCTTGGAAAGAGCAACTGGAAGCGGACATCGAGCGCGGCATTGGCGGAAATAGCCGCCAATTTCTCGATCGCCGCACGGAATTGCCTGCCATTCGTGCTGACGGCAGTCAGTTTCTCGTGGAGATGGCGATTAGTTTAATGACAGTTCGGGAAACTCCTCTCTACACCGCTACGTTCCGGGATATGACCGAACGCCGACAGGCGGAAGCCGCCCTGCAGGAGAGTGAGGCTCGATTTCGGCAAATTTTCCACAATGCTCCCATCGGTATTGCCACGATCGCCGCTCGCAACCAAAAAATTTTGCAGGTCAATCCCACTTGGTGCCAGATTTTGGGCTACACGCCCTCGGAGTCGATGCAGTTAACGCTATCTGATGTGGCGGCTCCCGTTCGGGCTGGAGATCGGCAGCTTGCCGAAGCCACTCACTTCGCGATTGCGGGCGAGAACCTGCAACAGGAATGGCGCTTGGTGCGTCGAGACGGACAGGAAATTTGGGCCCTGGTGACGCTGACCGATTTACCGGCTGCCGATGGGGAACCGCCCGTTAGCTTGGCCATGCTGGAAGACATTACTCAACGCAAGCAGGTTGAGGCCAAATTGCGCCACGATGCCTTTCACGATGCCCTAACGGGGTTGCCCAATCGCACGCTGTTGCTGGCGCGGTTGGAGCGTGCTTACACCCGCTATTGCCAGTATGGAGAGGGCCATGCATTTGCCTTGCTGTTTGTGGATTGCGATCGGTTTAAGGCTATCAACGATAACTTAGGTCACGATACTGGCGATCGCCTTTTAGTCGCATTGGCTCGCCGTCTAGAGGCGTGCGTGCGGGAAGGGGATACGGTCGCCCGCTTGGGGGGTGACGAATTTACGATTTTGCTGGAGCACGTTCGCGAGCTGGACGAAGGTTCTAGAGTGGCCGAACGAATCTTGGGGGAAATCGATTCTCCCTTTCAGATTGGCGAGCATCTGATTCACACCAGCGTCAGTGTCGGTGTTTTACCCAGCCGTAATGGATACACTTCGGCAGAAGCGATTTTGCGCGATGCCGATCGCGCCATGTATCGGGCTAAATCTCTCGGTCGCGACCAATATGCGGTTTTCGATGCCTCTTTTGAGGTTC is from Synechococcus sp. PCC 7336 and encodes:
- a CDS encoding diguanylate cyclase domain-containing protein, translating into MQWGLRSLPVRLMLAFAGLAIASISAVTYLSVNRERQAFQSHLQQQADLLLESLEATASNSYEQEDIDAWYRMIRAYMVSESPTSLKGTIYAPNGETLAQTSEHSAQIPIGLEVLPTGTPVYIWNAEHLTAIRKTTRDRTQLGAVAVELSTERLEDDIETAWLNALNVAFGASTISTLLALLLGRTITGPLGRMVKVTEQIAAGDFSQRLPHRGGGSELSVLAGSFNDMATQLQDLIARKGAILKYAPDPIVTFDAAGCIVDFNPAAEQVFGCSSEAALGRSLARLVLPSPWKEQLEADIERGIGGNSRQFLDRRTELPAIRADGSQFLVEMAISLMTVRETPLYTATFRDMTERRQAEAALQESEARFRQIFHNAPIGIATIAARNQKILQVNPTWCQILGYTPSESMQLTLSDVAAPVRAGDRQLAEATHFAIAGENLQQEWRLVRRDGQEIWALVTLTDLPAADGEPPVSLAMLEDITQRKQVEAKLRHDAFHDALTGLPNRTLLLARLERAYTRYCQYGEGHAFALLFVDCDRFKAINDNLGHDTGDRLLVALARRLEACVREGDTVARLGGDEFTILLEHVRELDEGSRVAERILGEIDSPFQIGEHLIHTSVSVGVLPSRNGYTSAEAILRDADRAMYRAKSLGRDQYAVFDASFEVRAASLDSETLESRPLS